GGGATGAGGCGGCGGTACTGGAAGGAGACTGAGGGTGAGGAGAAAGCGGAGAATGCAAGACCACTCCACTTCCATTTTCCTGCGTGGCTTCATGAGGGAGCTCCTTGTGCAGGTGGTGTCCGTTGGTCTTCGCTGACATGCTTTTTGGGGTCACGCTTCCGTCCGGCTCGGTCTGAACAGAAGTGGTCATTTTTGATACTTTTGTCTTAGGTTCTTCTTTACACCCCCTGAGCGCCGCTAGTTGCAGATTCAGCTCATCAACCTGTTTCTCAAGTCCTCcactcttctctttctccttgcTGATTAGAACCTTCAGCTGCTCTCGTTCCGTATCAAACTCAGCCAGCTGCTTCTCAGATCTCGCCTCCAGCTGAGCTGCCCTGCTCTTCTCAGCTTCCAGCATTGCTTGAAGCTGCTCCAAGGTCGTCCTCTCTTCTTGGAGCAAGACCTGGAGGTGGTTGGCTTTCTGGGCCTCCTCCTGAGCCTGGCTGCTGGCTCTCTGCAGCTCCACCGACAGGGTGGAGGAGAGATCTTGTTGCTGGGACAGCGACTCCTCGACCTGAGTCACGGCCTGAGCCTGCTCCTTCTGCAGCCTTTGCACAGCTGCACGCTCGGCTTCCAGCTGGAAAAGAATATGAGACGGAGATGAGTCCTGAAATAGTTTGGAAACCTAAAACAAGTGGCCGCATTTGCAACATGTGGCCACAAGATGGGAGCAAAGGCTTCGGTTTTTATTGCGATCACTTTTTTGCGTATCATCAAATGAAACATCGAAGTtagataaacataaaaaaacatgtaataTTCTATCCAGCCTAGCTGTAAAATTATTAGGTCATATGAGCTCAATAAACCACAATGTCACGGATGTTATAAACGTTTtatgttgtctgtgtgtgtaatcATTACACACAATGAGGCGTCTTACATAAGATGTTTTGTGTCTGCCAGCGCTGACTTTGCTTTAGTCATCAATATCCATTCTCACAGGTTTCCGCAGGCAGTAAAACCTCAGGGTGAAACAATAGCCACTTCCTCAGCTTCCTCTGGAACAGCCTTGTGTTACACAGAAGTCAGCGATTGGGCTTTTAATGAATGTCCTTACTCAGTTCTTTGtagatgttttaaaatgttattcatTATTTAGTTTGTACCAATGGTTGCCAAATGCCAAAGCACCATTTTGAGACAGTAAACCCTAGAAATAGTGGGGTAAAAGACGGTACTGATTTGTGGTGAAAAGACAAAGTGTTCTCCTGATGCTAACTAAATACAAAGCATACACAAGTCACCAATTGGAATCGCTTCAGAAGGAGGCAGTAGGGATGGTAGTACCACAAAGTACACAAGACAATATGGGATTTTGCCTCGTGAGAAAAGTGCTTGACATTAATTTCTAAAGTAGTTGACTAGTTGAATGGATCAATAATAAGCCACATTGGTCAGCAGTCTAATTAGTCTAGAGAAGTagagctgacctttgacctgtgctCGTCAGGATCGTCTCCTCACTGACCTGTTCCCGTACCTTCATAAATTTTAATCATTGTTttatgcttgtttgtttgccttcattactatgtttcttttttagatGTAAACTGTGAGCGTTTTAGTTCTTAGTCAGGGAATGACAGTATGCGTCCAGGCTGCTACCTTCTGGTAATGCTATTTCGCCCTgtcatttttgtgtattttaattAATAAATGACACTTCAAATTAACCGTATAGAAGCtatatttttattcacaaaCCAATGAACCATATAAATCAATCTGAGTTGTCGCTTGTACTATACTATGCATGGTTCATTGTCGTCTATACAGTTCAGTAAATAAAGATGACTTATTTCCATTTATGTATAATGTCAACCCTATTTAAAGGGGGCGATACTGTTAGTGACACCGTGACGTGTACCTGCTGTAGTAGACAGTCTCGCTCCGTCTGCAGCATGTAAGTGAAGTGATCATTCTGAGCAGAGTCTTGCATGTGCTTCCGTTTCTCCTCTTGCAGGTCAGCGATCACCTATCAAAGACACACCATTATTGTTAAGAAGAGATGGATTTAGGTCTCTAAACTCCTCAATCATGTCAGCTAGCAATCCATCTTActctccggtgcctgttttctaCAGCAGCCAACTGGTCCATCATCCGCTCTTGAAGCTGTTTGCAGTGACTCATGACAATCTTAAGCACAGCCAGAGGGTTCGGGCCCACTGGCCCATCCTGCAGGTCCATGCGAGGTAGTGTGTGTTGATCCCCCGACTTGCTGTCGCGCTGCAGGGCCAGAAACGGGTCGCTGAGGTTGTACTGCCCGTAACGCTCCTGGATGAAAGCGTCTCTGTGTTGAGCCTTCAGGAGAGAaccatttgaaaaaacatttaactTTATTTAGAACATTTACATCAATATGAGTTGAAAAGTTGATTCTTTCTGACTTTTATTAGTTGATATCTTCTTTACTTTGTACAGTCAACTTTAATGTCTGTATTTTTGTGTAGAGACTTGCATTACAGACAAGAACGCACTCTGTATGCATCAATCTGGGCATAAATGGCATTTTCAGGAAGTGTTTTTGTCAGTGTGAGCACAAACAGATGGTCATTCCCTTCAATCAAAACAAGAAGAGGTGAGAGGAACTGTACAACCCCAACCGAGGGGCAGATGTTAACACCTCCCTTGGGATGCAGTCGTAAAAaaggaccacaaaaaaaaaataaacagagttGTGAATGTATAGGAAgttaatcattattattattattacttgtattcaataaaaaaaacgtgTGCTCATTTATGGCATATACTGCCACTCAGGACCAGACTCTTCGCCCCCAGTTTTCAGTCGACCCCTCCAGCAGTCTGCCCCCACCGTCGTGCCCCTGCTCATACATGTATGACACCACATTCCTCTGCCACTTCATCGTTGTTATGGAGAAAATGTCCCTCTGAGTGAAACAGTAGACGACAAATAAAGCTATGGACTGAAGTGAAATCTTTGATAAAGATTGGACCAATTTATATTCTGTGACAAGATTTGAGAAATGGAGGGCACCAGTCTGCATTTGAGTGTTTCAATGTGACCCTCAATGGAGAGTTTCATTCTTCACCGTCAGTCTTTGTCTCCATCTATGTGAGAGGGGGTCAAAACTATGCTTGTTATTAGTAGTAATCCACTGATAAGACATGAACCCACTCACAAATCGGACTGTACAGACACAATCTGACCATCTCTTTGTGCCAGATTCTAATGACAGTGACACCGGTCCATTATGAGAGGGGAGGACAAACAGAAGTACAGGGCCGAAACCCCCAAGTGTCCCCCAATTAACACTAGGCAGCCCCAAACTACTAGAGTCTTGCTCTTCAGAAAATTGTTAAAGAAGCCAGTTAGTTTTAACTGAGCTTCTTAATTGATGCTCAGACTCCTTGTATACTCAAATAATGTGTGGAACTATGTAGTTTTTTCTTACTCAAATTGATTTCATCTTGTTCCTGCCATTTCATTTACGTATTTTGttaatcattgtttttttcttaaacccATGAAGTCTCATTCAGTTTGCCTCTGACATGACACAATAGTAAATTatcatgaaatataaaaatataaataaaataaataatactactAATAACAACATAAGAGTAGAGCGAGTTTGGGTTATGGTGGACAATCTGATCCTTTCCACCAGGGAAATTCTCCGTCACTCAAAATCCCTCAGCCCTGAGGACAGTCACAGACACAGTCATCCTCTTGTGAGAGCTGAAAAACTCCCAGGAATCTTGTTTCCTTTCCTCTTTAACCTCTTAACAACGAATACAATAAACTTCAGTGGAGCTATAGATACCCCGGAACAGTGATGTGCAAATGGATGCTTACACTAACGAGCACTTAAATAAATACCTGAAAAAACCCTCCCTTACAGAAACTGACGTGCTGTCTTCTTCATTATGGCCCTCGCATAGCTCGTAGTCTCCCGGGTAGCGACTCAAATCCTGAAGCTTTGCAGCATGGGTTATAGGGAAAAATATGCATTCCTTCTGAAGCTGTCTTCGCCTGGGTCTGACAGTGAGACTCACACACAAAAGAAGTGCAGGACCAGACCTGCCACATAAGAACAGCCTTTCATTCAAACTAAACGTACATAATCCCAAGCATCCTCACCGCAGAAGCGCACTAAAGAGATCTGCATTTAAGACAACTTTGGAGATCTAATCtgagaacaggaagtgaaaaaaatagCAACACTTCCTGCGCTAAATTGGTGACTCTAAATTGCGTGTTTTTAGTTTGAGTTTCAGTGATTGCCATCAGTGCAAGCAAAGGTGTGTGTGCTCTACACTCCTACTTCCTCCACACCTCATGGAACACCTACCTCAGACGGCACAACTTCAAGTCGAGCTTGTGAAGAGGTACATACGAGTCATCCAGGTAATGTTTAACTGCAGGACGAGTCACAGTAGTGGGTGGAAGCAAGCCCTTGTAGGGCAAAATAGGGATCAGGTGACACAGAATATAAGTTTTCTTTTATCAGAGTAAAATGAAAGGTGAGGTGGTTCTCTGAGTAGGATTGACTGGTCACTGGAAAGGGCGCCACCCCAAACAGAGGGGATGAATTAATGTTCACAGGCAAAAATGGAGCATTTAATTATCTTTAATTCAAAACCAAATGAATCCCTGAATatgtatatttaaatatgaactCAATCAAATGTACTGGTAAGCATTATAGGAtttaaataattataattacATGGAAAAAACAGTGGTTACTTAAGTGGTTCGTTTGCACTCAACTCTACATTCATAGCCAGATCCAAAAAGCAGCTTGTTTTCCAAAGCCTTCACGCTCAAATACATTTCTACAAGACAGAAACTATCTCAGGACTCAGTGCTTATTCACTGTCGATTAATGCGAGATATCTCGCTGTCCACCGACCACAAAGACAAGATAATAATAGCAGGTTGGACAGATAAAGACGTTCATCTAGCGCAGCCAATGTGCCACTCCTCTTGGAATGCATGACCTGTTTTTGGTGTCGTGTTCGCAGGAATGTTCCCTCTGGTTAAATCAGTGTCCTGGGTGATGAGAATGAAGAGCAGTGTAGTAATAAATCAGTAGGAACAAGTCCCATCGATGACAGCATCTAGCTGGCCTCATGCTGCAGACAGAGCATTTTGTTTCCAGGTATAGCCTCCCCCAGTTTAATATAGTATAAAGCCTATATTAAACTGTGAAAATGTAGACATTACTGGTAGGAAGTCAGTGATTTGAGGCTACACAATAAACACTACAGATTTTGTGTGTGGGCAGATGGGTCATGGTCAAGCATAAAAGACTCCCCATGAGTCGACTAGGTGTGAGGggagaaggaaggaaagagaagCGCAGTCAACAGAGCAACAGTGTGGTTGTCCGCAGGCTTTTCCATCTGGGATGTCGCCATGCAGGATGTGTTATAACTGGTTTGATTGGAGGAGTTTACCTCGAGGTACCGGCTTTGTTCAGTTCGTAAGCTAAACATTCCTCTTGTTTGTGGCTGCTCACTGTGTTCAGGGTGCATACAACTTCAACCAAgcatggagcagctgctgcagccacagAGGGAGCCAATCAGACCAACATTGCACAGCTCCAGAGCTGCGGGACAGCACTGCTCATTCAGTGGAACATGAATGAGTGACCAGGCAAAAACAGCCAGCACACTTGTTTTCAGACCTTCAACCATTCAACATCTGCTGCATGTTAATGCTGCTCTGTGATGTCGGAGCAGCTGCTCATAGTGAGGTCTCGGCCTGCCACGGCCAAGGATACAGATTAAGGGGTGCACACGAGGGTCTTTGACCCTATATGAAGCATATCAAAGCATATCTATGCCACAATTTGTTGTTGCTCCCTTTGGAGGCATCAGTACCAAATCTGTCACTGTCAACAGTGGACACATGACAGCATTAGAGCATCAGGCGGAATGAAAGCTGAAACAAAACTTATCTTCAAATGATGTGTGAATTATTGATTAAGCTTTCATAATGATACaaatgctcttaaatatagAACAAATGCTTGGGAGCTTCTATTCCACTAATCTTGattaaaaatagtaataaaattaatttaagTTTCCAGGAATAGACTGACCAGGACCAGAAATGATCTCATCATGGGGACACAGAAATAGGGCCTTGACCATCCACAATGTTTATGTTCGGTTAGAATAATACATCCAGGAAACCAATGCAGCCCCTCTGCTATTGTCCTCACGAGTGTGGCTTCCACCTTTTCCTGTTTACACATCCATTCACTGTACGGACACATTCTTTTTGCCAGTGTAATAGGGATTATTTTTGAACAACCtgcagtgtaaaaaaaaatcttggtcattgtcagtctttttttcctgtttgagATCTATGAAACCAAATTGTAACTAGGCCTTGGCAGCCACCTACTGTGGAGCCGCACATCCACCGCTGCATGCCATTGACTTCAATATTTACTCTCAAAACATGCCCCACTATACATGCTCTAGTCCATGTTTTTCGCCCCCCTGTGTGCTGAAAAAGTGAACTATGTATGCAGCTGGTAAAAAACTTAGACATAGACATGATATAAATGCAAGGTCCTCTAACCTAAATTTGTGTTATCAAATATAATAACTGTGATGGTATGTCATGGGTCTTACCCTGAAGGCATGGATAACCACGTCCTGGGCCTCCAGCTCGCCCTCCAGGATGCTGAGGAAAGTCAGCAGCTCTGTTCTGCTCAGAGCCTCCACATCCATTGTCTCCTGGGAAAGGGAGACAGGGGTGACATTTTTAAGCAGCGagtcattttgaaaatgatagATGCTCAACGTTCCAATGGCCCCATCTGTGGTTTAAATGGGCTGTGCTTTAGGTAATAAACAAGAAACCATTAGCATGCAAAGCTTCTGAGGGACCCTCAAATCCTGTAATTACACAGAGACGATATgatcatttaaaatatgttgAACGCAAACAATCTTTACACGGACTCTCTATAAACACAGGCCAAGTTTAAACATAAGTTTGGAATTTTGTAATATGTTTGGTGAACTAAATGGTGAGGCGAAATTCATTTGAAAGGGCAGCTTGTCAAAAGGTTATTAGGGGTCACCAGATGGGACCACAGAGAATTTGGGGGCAGaacatgacaagaaaaaaaacacacacacacacagaacatttttttttaatgtatcgagttgttaatgttttttttcgaTGATTAATTATTAATCTAAAAATAAGTGTTTACAACCGAACAACTTGGTCGAACATACTCGCCTTATCAACTACCATGAAAAATCATTCCAACATTCCGTGAATGCCCACACCATGGGAGCCCTTTCTCAAGCGCAAATCCCCCAAAACCATCTCAAAGGGTGTCGAGTTACTTGCAGTTCACCTCCGTAACAAACGCTCTTCTTAGGGtgttattttttcaatattccAGGTAAATCATTGAAGACCTTTTTGTTTACTTAAGCCGCTCGAGTCTATTTTATTGCGCTTTAATCTTCATATCACAAGGTGTCATCTGCCTGGAGAATCACACTGGGGTGGTTGCGGAGAAACAGAACAGGAGACACCTGCTCTTCCATTACTCTTTGTTTACCATTAGCGTGGTGTATTTCTCGCATTATTGTACCCTTAAATGGCAGATGGTTTTACTTacgtttttaaacattttatcagTGAggtttaattcaagaaaaatCGTACAATTGATGACAAAGCCACCTTCACTCAAACACGTCAAGATGGCTTACTAAAAAAAGCTATTCAACATGGCAAAAGAAAAGTGTAACTTGTTAGTAAATAACGTTTGATGTGAGCATACCTTCATGCACTCCCTTCGGTTGGCATTGATTTCTTCCTTAATCCCCAAAATTATCTCCCAACAGCATGAATCAGTGTGGCTCACTGTCAGAAGCGAGCACGAACAGACGCTTGTTGATGAGGCCACTATCCAATCACAATCGAGGAGTAGGAAAATCTGACCAATCAGGGGTGGGTTTGCAGGAGGAGACCTCATTATGGGCGTTCCCTGTTTGTGGTCTTTGTTTCGGACGTCCAGTGGAGATTGTTTTCCAgtccaaaatgtatttcaatattttatgtttcgggtttatatatgtatgtatctCCGTTTTCAGTTGCCACTTCGGAATCTTATATGTCCAAACTATTTATTAAATTACCTAAGATTTGTTATCAGATGCATATAGCGCCGCCCCATGGACAAACACTGTAATTACAGCCCCATATAACCACGCGATATTAGATTCGTGGACTTACCTGGGACCAAAGTTGGAGGAcacaccggacacattttgaagACAACCAcacgaaacaaaacaa
This portion of the Synchiropus splendidus isolate RoL2022-P1 chromosome 18, RoL_Sspl_1.0, whole genome shotgun sequence genome encodes:
- the LOC128750120 gene encoding CTTNBP2 N-terminal-like protein; this translates as MKETMDVEALSRTELLTFLSILEGELEAQDVVIHAFRAQHRDAFIQERYGQYNLSDPFLALQRDSKSGDQHTLPRMDLQDGPVGPNPLAVLKIVMSHCKQLQERMMDQLAAVENRHRRVIADLQEEKRKHMQDSAQNDHFTYMLQTERDCLLQQLEAERAAVQRLQKEQAQAVTQVEESLSQQQDLSSTLSVELQRASSQAQEEAQKANHLQVLLQEERTTLEQLQAMLEAEKSRAAQLEARSEKQLAEFDTEREQLKVLISKEKEKSGGLEKQVDELNLQLAALRGCKEEPKTKVSKMTTSVQTEPDGSVTPKSMSAKTNGHHLHKELPHEATQENGSGVVLHSPLSPHPQSPSSTAASSLSSSPLASPVLTKRPSFQSSYQAGVNQRFQAARHKFQAQAELEQQQHGCPLSPRDLSPTTSSISSPAEYSSAKQLARNTVTQVLSRFTSQQGGVKLAPTSNSPFGTDYRNLAASPTGGRSPSGPLSPGIRSPLTPRSEKIYPPPIPPKKPGMSPTPGSPLHSAQSSLFPELTGNCGHNSGQEGSTEPDLVLSSGS